In Amycolatopsis sulphurea, one genomic interval encodes:
- a CDS encoding ABC transporter permease, whose amino-acid sequence MTVAALPGARHPAVLARLAGFARTPSLVLAWVIVLIAIGWALFPALFTAYSPVVGNPDEGFAAPGAAHWFGTDRLGRDLFARSVYGAGTTLTATLFAVLTGFGFGSLIGLAAGFTGGWADTVIMRVADVFLAIPNLLLAMVLVSVLGYSTNNIALAVGISSIASFARVMRAEVLAVSGRDYVRAAYGLGVRRWGVVLRHIVPNAVSPVLALAALEIGSAILAVAGLGFLGYGAPPPTPEWGLLVAEGRDYVAVHPWISLLPGAALAAVVLAAHRISTSFRKDHGR is encoded by the coding sequence ATGACCGTCGCGGCCCTGCCCGGGGCGCGCCACCCGGCCGTCCTCGCCCGCCTAGCCGGCTTTGCGCGCACGCCAAGCCTGGTGCTGGCGTGGGTGATCGTGCTGATCGCGATCGGCTGGGCGCTGTTCCCCGCGCTGTTCACCGCCTACAGCCCGGTTGTCGGCAACCCCGATGAGGGGTTCGCCGCACCGGGCGCCGCGCACTGGTTCGGCACGGACCGGCTCGGCCGGGACCTGTTCGCCCGCAGCGTCTACGGCGCGGGCACCACGCTCACCGCCACGCTGTTCGCCGTGCTGACCGGGTTCGGCTTCGGCTCGCTGATCGGGCTGGCCGCCGGATTCACCGGGGGCTGGGCGGACACCGTCATCATGCGCGTGGCCGACGTGTTCCTCGCGATCCCGAACCTGCTGCTGGCCATGGTCCTGGTGTCGGTGCTCGGCTACTCGACGAACAACATCGCGCTCGCGGTCGGGATCTCGTCGATCGCCTCGTTCGCGCGGGTGATGCGTGCGGAAGTGCTCGCGGTGTCCGGCCGCGACTACGTCCGCGCGGCCTACGGCCTCGGCGTGCGGCGGTGGGGTGTGGTGCTGCGCCACATCGTGCCGAACGCGGTCAGCCCGGTGCTGGCACTCGCCGCGCTGGAGATCGGCAGCGCGATCCTCGCCGTGGCCGGGCTCGGTTTCCTCGGCTACGGCGCACCGCCGCCGACGCCCGAGTGGGGTCTGCTCGTGGCGGAGGGCCGGGACTACGTGGCCGTGCACCCGTGGATCTCGCTACTGCCGGGCGCCGCGCTCGCGGCGGTCGTGCTCGCCGCGCACCGCATCAGCACCTCGTTCAGGAAGGACCACGGCCGATGA
- a CDS encoding ABC transporter permease — MLRYVLLKLGRAVFVVWAAFTLTFILLFVLPANPVDLLFDPAELNSVPPEVRAQVADGYGFGEPVVVQYLDRLGHALRGDFGTSVQSGRSVSASIADVLPYTLLLAAGALVLAVLIAFGVAVVATSARRRWLRTLVESLPTAAVSIPVFLSGILLLQVFSFRLGWLPPFGDAGWQSLVLPLVTLAVPVAGPIAQLLVRSFATEFRAGYVTTGRAKGATRGRILTGEVFRNASLPALTIAGVTFGNLVAGSVITETVFARKGLGRMTQNAISTLDLPLVQGIVVFVAASFAVLNLVVDLAYPLLDPRLRAALTTGRTTAVAAERSIA, encoded by the coding sequence GTGCTGCGCTACGTCCTGCTCAAGCTCGGCCGCGCGGTGTTCGTCGTGTGGGCGGCGTTCACCCTCACCTTCATCCTGCTGTTCGTGCTGCCCGCCAACCCGGTGGACCTGCTCTTCGACCCGGCCGAGCTCAACTCGGTGCCGCCCGAGGTCCGCGCACAGGTGGCCGACGGCTACGGGTTCGGCGAGCCCGTGGTGGTGCAGTATCTCGACCGGCTCGGGCACGCGCTGCGCGGCGACTTCGGTACGTCCGTCCAATCCGGACGGTCGGTGAGCGCGTCGATCGCCGACGTGCTGCCCTACACTCTGCTGCTCGCCGCCGGGGCGCTCGTCCTTGCCGTGCTGATCGCGTTCGGCGTCGCCGTGGTGGCTACGTCGGCGCGGCGGCGGTGGCTGCGCACCCTGGTGGAGTCGCTGCCGACCGCGGCGGTGTCGATCCCGGTGTTCCTGTCGGGAATCCTGCTGCTGCAGGTGTTCTCCTTCCGGCTCGGCTGGCTCCCGCCGTTCGGCGACGCCGGGTGGCAGAGCCTGGTGCTGCCGCTGGTCACGCTGGCCGTCCCGGTCGCCGGGCCGATCGCGCAACTGCTGGTGCGGTCGTTCGCGACCGAGTTCCGGGCGGGGTATGTCACCACGGGCCGGGCCAAGGGCGCCACGCGCGGCCGCATCCTCACCGGGGAGGTGTTCCGCAACGCGAGCCTGCCCGCGCTCACCATCGCGGGGGTCACGTTCGGCAACCTCGTCGCCGGTTCGGTGATCACGGAGACGGTGTTCGCACGCAAGGGGCTGGGCCGCATGACGCAGAACGCGATCAGCACCCTGGATTTGCCGCTGGTGCAAGGGATCGTCGTGTTCGTCGCCGCGTCGTTCGCCGTGCTCAACCTCGTTGTCGACCTCGCCTACCCGCTGCTGGATCCGCGGCTGCGGGCCGCGCTCACCACCGGCCGGACCACGGCCGTGGCGGCGGAGAGGAGCATCGCATGA
- a CDS encoding ABC transporter substrate-binding protein — MAAGLVAVLIAAVVVALVRGGGADAEAGASTPVRGGTLRFALIDYQRSPDPQWGTNYAESLIGNNITDKLTWQDPATGAITPWLAQSWEYTKDLTEFTFHLRPDVTFSDGTPFDAQAVKANFDQYVHGDPALGILPNGAPLLAGYQETKVVDEHTVTVRFAKPSASFLQASSFTANAQPGFLSLSTLKLSAQQRTDPKKIIGTGPFVYESWEPQVKTVLARRQGYHWAPPALHHDGEAYLDKVVFNTVPEASVRTGSLASGAIDATLDVSTTDEKPLADQGFQIIHRGVSGTAIHFAFNSSLFPTDDLAVRKAIQLGWNRQTIEKTVLTPSYSIAKSILEPSVPGYADYSGSALKYDPDQAKRLLDQAGWVPGPDGIRVRDGRKLTVKLLGINNLVANKPAYESVQQDLRAIGIDLQLTVVPIPDYAAQQAKAKDSWNITAANRSRNDPAVLKLQFSPASGNTSYLSQASPGVDLNEVTQTLGKLETTLDPAQRAQYTKAAQDLVVDKYALVNPVYNPSQVIAQAPYVHGILFDAQSRNHFVDAWKSDGK; from the coding sequence GTGGCCGCCGGCCTGGTGGCCGTCCTGATCGCCGCCGTCGTGGTCGCGCTGGTGCGCGGTGGAGGTGCCGATGCCGAGGCCGGCGCGAGCACGCCCGTGCGCGGTGGCACGCTCCGGTTCGCGCTCATCGACTACCAGCGCAGCCCCGATCCGCAGTGGGGCACGAACTACGCGGAATCCCTCATCGGCAACAACATCACCGACAAGCTCACCTGGCAGGACCCCGCGACCGGGGCGATCACACCGTGGCTCGCGCAGTCGTGGGAGTACACCAAGGATCTCACCGAGTTCACCTTCCACCTGCGTCCCGATGTGACCTTCAGCGACGGCACGCCGTTCGACGCCCAGGCCGTGAAAGCCAACTTCGACCAGTACGTGCACGGCGACCCGGCGCTCGGCATCCTGCCCAACGGGGCGCCGCTGCTGGCCGGGTACCAGGAGACGAAGGTCGTCGACGAGCACACCGTGACAGTGCGCTTTGCCAAGCCCAGCGCCAGTTTCCTGCAGGCATCGTCGTTCACGGCGAACGCGCAGCCGGGGTTTCTCTCCCTGTCGACGCTGAAGCTGAGCGCACAGCAGCGGACCGACCCGAAGAAGATCATCGGCACCGGGCCGTTCGTGTACGAATCGTGGGAGCCCCAGGTGAAGACCGTGCTGGCCCGGCGCCAGGGTTATCACTGGGCGCCGCCCGCGCTGCACCACGACGGTGAAGCCTACCTCGACAAGGTCGTGTTCAACACCGTCCCCGAGGCGAGCGTCCGCACGGGATCGCTGGCCTCGGGCGCGATCGACGCCACGCTCGACGTCAGCACGACCGACGAGAAGCCGTTGGCGGATCAGGGTTTCCAGATCATCCACCGGGGCGTTTCCGGTACCGCGATCCACTTCGCCTTCAATTCCTCGCTCTTCCCCACCGACGATCTCGCGGTGCGCAAGGCGATCCAGCTCGGCTGGAACCGGCAGACGATCGAGAAGACCGTGCTCACCCCGTCGTACTCGATCGCCAAGTCCATCCTCGAACCCTCGGTGCCCGGCTACGCCGACTACAGCGGCTCGGCGCTGAAGTACGACCCGGACCAGGCGAAGCGGCTGCTCGACCAGGCAGGCTGGGTGCCCGGTCCCGACGGCATCCGGGTCCGGGACGGCCGGAAGCTGACGGTCAAGCTGCTCGGCATCAACAACCTCGTGGCGAACAAGCCCGCCTACGAATCCGTCCAGCAGGACCTGCGCGCGATCGGCATCGACCTGCAGCTGACCGTGGTCCCCATTCCCGACTACGCGGCCCAGCAGGCCAAGGCGAAGGACAGCTGGAACATCACCGCCGCCAACCGCTCGCGCAACGACCCCGCCGTGCTCAAACTTCAGTTCAGCCCTGCGAGCGGCAACACCTCGTACCTGTCGCAGGCGTCCCCCGGCGTCGACCTGAACGAGGTCACCCAGACGCTGGGCAAGCTGGAGACCACGCTCGACCCGGCGCAGCGGGCGCAGTACACCAAAGCCGCGCAGGACCTCGTCGTGGACAAGTACGCACTGGTCAACCCGGTCTACAACCCGTCACAGGTGATCGCGCAGGCGCCGTACGTGCACGGCATCCTCTTCGACGCCCAGTCGCGCAACCACTTCGTGGACGCGTGGAAGAGCGACGGGAAGTAG
- a CDS encoding Re/Si-specific NAD(P)(+) transhydrogenase subunit alpha — MADDERAIGVLKEAVPGETRVAATPATVAQLLKLGYRVVVEPGAGVAASFSDEAYAEAGASIGDATGADLVFGVNAPTAAQLDAMAPGATVISLLSPALNKDLVADLARRPITALAMDAVPRISRAQSLDVLSSMANIAGYRAVVEAAHAFGRFFTGQVTAAGKVPPAKVLVVGAGVAGLAAIGAAGSLGAVVRATDPRPEVADQIKSLGGEYLSIEAADVAVSSTGYAKEMSDDYKAREARLYADQCRETDIIITTALIPGRPAPRIITAEMVASMRPGSVIVDMAAANGGNVAGSVAGQVVTTGNGVTIIGYTDLAGRLPAQASQLYGTNLVNLMKLVTPEKNGAPVFDLEDVVIRSMTVVRDGELLWPPPPAQVSAAPKAAEPAAAAEPEPKKTLPAAARIGLIGVAGALLFLLVAASPAALQGHLTVFALAVVIGFYVIGHVHHALHTPLMSVTNAISGIIVVGALVQVGHGDPVVTWLSAAAILLAAINVFGGFAVTRRMLAMFSRS, encoded by the coding sequence GTGGCTGACGATGAACGCGCCATCGGGGTGCTGAAGGAGGCCGTCCCGGGGGAGACCCGGGTAGCCGCGACACCTGCGACGGTGGCCCAGCTGCTCAAGCTGGGTTACCGGGTGGTGGTCGAACCCGGCGCCGGTGTGGCGGCGAGTTTTTCCGACGAGGCGTATGCCGAAGCGGGCGCGTCGATCGGGGACGCGACCGGAGCGGATCTCGTGTTCGGGGTCAACGCGCCGACGGCTGCGCAGCTGGACGCGATGGCGCCGGGCGCGACCGTGATCAGTCTGCTGAGCCCGGCGCTGAACAAGGATCTGGTCGCGGACCTGGCGCGCCGGCCGATCACCGCGCTGGCGATGGACGCGGTGCCGCGGATCTCGCGGGCGCAGTCGCTGGACGTGCTCTCCTCGATGGCCAACATCGCCGGGTACCGGGCGGTCGTCGAGGCCGCGCACGCCTTCGGCCGGTTCTTCACCGGGCAGGTGACCGCCGCCGGGAAGGTGCCGCCGGCGAAGGTGCTGGTCGTGGGCGCGGGCGTGGCCGGGCTCGCGGCGATCGGCGCGGCCGGCTCGCTGGGTGCGGTGGTGCGCGCGACCGATCCCCGCCCGGAGGTGGCCGACCAGATCAAGTCCCTGGGCGGGGAGTACCTGTCGATCGAGGCGGCGGACGTCGCGGTGTCCTCGACCGGCTACGCCAAGGAGATGAGCGACGACTACAAGGCGCGCGAGGCCCGGCTGTACGCCGACCAGTGCCGCGAGACCGACATCATCATCACGACCGCGCTGATCCCCGGCCGCCCGGCGCCGCGGATCATCACCGCCGAGATGGTCGCCTCGATGCGGCCGGGCAGCGTGATCGTCGACATGGCCGCGGCGAACGGCGGCAACGTCGCGGGTTCGGTGGCCGGGCAGGTGGTCACGACCGGTAACGGCGTGACGATCATCGGCTACACCGACCTCGCCGGACGGCTGCCGGCCCAGGCGTCGCAGCTCTACGGTACGAACCTGGTCAATCTCATGAAGCTGGTGACACCGGAGAAGAACGGCGCTCCGGTGTTCGATCTCGAAGACGTCGTCATCCGGTCGATGACGGTCGTGCGCGACGGGGAACTGCTGTGGCCGCCACCGCCGGCGCAGGTTTCGGCGGCCCCGAAGGCAGCCGAGCCGGCCGCGGCAGCCGAGCCGGAGCCGAAGAAGACGTTGCCTGCCGCGGCCCGGATCGGGCTGATCGGGGTGGCGGGAGCACTGCTGTTCCTGCTGGTCGCCGCTTCACCCGCGGCGTTGCAGGGGCACCTGACGGTGTTCGCGCTGGCCGTGGTGATCGGGTTCTACGTGATCGGGCACGTGCACCACGCGCTGCACACGCCGTTGATGTCGGTGACGAACGCGATTTCGGGCATCATCGTGGTCGGTGCCCTGGTGCAAGTGGGCCACGGCGACCCGGTGGTGACCTGGCTGTCGGCCGCGGCGATCCTGCTCGCGGCGATCAACGTCTTCGGCGGATTCGCTGTCACGCGGCGAATGCTGGCCATGTTCTCCCGCAGCTGA
- the pntB gene encoding Re/Si-specific NAD(P)(+) transhydrogenase subunit beta: MNLASITQAAYLVAALLFILALARLSRHETAKTGNGFGIAGMVVALAATIALAVDREISALGVVLMVVALVLGAAVGLQRARAVQMTGMPELIALLHSFVGMAAVLVGWNGYQQVEADLGGAEAQSLAAAGLGGIHSAEVFIGVFIGAVTFTGSIVAFLKLSARIKSSPLMLPGKNFLNLGALVLFVALTVWFVAAPQLWLLIAVTALALVLGWHLVASIGGGDMPVVVSMLNSYSGWAAAASGFLLENNLLIVTGALVGSSGAYLSYIMCKAMNRSFLSVIAGGFGIEAGPAGDVDYGEHREVTVDGVAELLADASSVIITPGYGMAVAQAQHGVAELTRRLRERGVEVRFGIHPVAGRLPGHMNVLLAEARVPYDIVLEMDEINDDFTETDVVLVIGANDTVNPAAAEDPGSPIAGMPVLTVWDAKNVVVFKRSMSSGYAGVQNPLFFRENSAMLFGDAKERVDELVGQLPSRTPSVGAAAGS; the protein is encoded by the coding sequence ATGAATCTTGCATCGATCACCCAGGCGGCCTACCTCGTGGCTGCCCTGTTGTTCATCCTGGCGCTGGCCCGCCTGTCGCGCCACGAAACAGCCAAGACCGGCAACGGTTTCGGCATCGCCGGGATGGTCGTCGCCCTCGCCGCGACCATCGCGCTCGCCGTGGACCGGGAAATCTCCGCGCTCGGCGTCGTGCTCATGGTGGTCGCTCTGGTGCTGGGCGCCGCCGTCGGCCTGCAGCGCGCCCGCGCGGTGCAGATGACCGGCATGCCCGAACTGATCGCGCTGCTGCACTCGTTCGTGGGTATGGCCGCCGTGCTCGTCGGCTGGAACGGTTATCAGCAGGTGGAAGCCGACCTCGGTGGTGCCGAAGCGCAATCGCTGGCGGCGGCCGGGCTCGGCGGAATCCACTCGGCGGAAGTCTTCATCGGCGTGTTCATCGGCGCGGTGACGTTCACCGGCTCGATCGTGGCGTTCCTCAAGCTGTCCGCCCGGATCAAGTCCTCGCCGCTGATGCTGCCCGGCAAGAACTTCCTCAACCTCGGCGCGCTGGTGCTGTTCGTGGCACTGACCGTGTGGTTCGTCGCCGCCCCGCAGCTGTGGCTGCTGATCGCGGTGACCGCGCTCGCGCTGGTGCTCGGCTGGCATCTGGTGGCCTCGATCGGCGGCGGTGACATGCCGGTCGTCGTCTCGATGCTCAACAGCTACTCGGGCTGGGCGGCCGCGGCGAGCGGGTTCCTGCTGGAGAACAACCTGCTCATCGTCACCGGCGCGCTCGTCGGGTCCTCGGGTGCGTACCTGTCCTACATCATGTGCAAGGCCATGAACCGCTCGTTCCTCTCGGTCATCGCGGGCGGTTTCGGCATCGAGGCCGGTCCGGCCGGCGATGTCGACTACGGAGAGCACCGCGAGGTGACCGTCGACGGCGTCGCCGAGCTGCTCGCGGACGCGAGCAGCGTGATCATCACACCGGGTTACGGAATGGCGGTGGCGCAGGCACAGCACGGCGTCGCCGAGCTGACCCGCCGGCTGCGCGAGCGCGGCGTCGAGGTGCGCTTCGGCATCCACCCGGTCGCCGGTCGGCTGCCCGGGCACATGAACGTCCTGCTCGCCGAGGCCAGGGTGCCTTACGACATCGTCCTGGAGATGGACGAGATCAACGACGACTTCACCGAAACCGACGTCGTGCTCGTCATCGGCGCGAACGACACGGTCAACCCCGCCGCGGCGGAGGACCCGGGCTCGCCGATCGCGGGCATGCCGGTGCTCACGGTGTGGGACGCCAAGAACGTGGTCGTGTTCAAGCGTTCGATGTCGTCGGGGTACGCGGGGGTGCAGAACCCGTTGTTCTTCCGCGAGAACTCGGCGATGTTGTTCGGCGACGCGAAGGAGCGTGTCGACGAACTGGTCGGCCAGTTGCCGTCTCGTACGCCGAGCGTGGGAGCGGCCGCCGGATCCTGA
- a CDS encoding ABC transporter substrate-binding protein, translating to MTTYSMNRRGFLRVAGISAGAAAALAACGTPGSSGSGGAGGTTITMFHWAGAQGTVPVQVGDAYAKAKGVTVKYIEGTNADVFPKLVSSVQINRSNPLLNLGFFNAQSFAQGNSKDLWLPVPDSVSAVSGVLPKYQIPDRNGAYLVMDAMGLVYNKKAFPTPPTSWMDLFAAASKGKVTTWDAPAFSVNALPVIAKLNGGSETNLQPGIDVFAKAAKAKQFRGFISSVDQLRQQLNSGEVVIAPGFQGVAEPWIQAGDPIGFAVPKEGAMAFPEGFQIVKGSSDAQVTASAELMNELFTPASVAAYCNATGTLPLVRGATMDARYANRPSFQLSTVEQAIQVDWAALVTSITAATQAWNDQVKANI from the coding sequence ATGACCACATACTCCATGAACCGCCGCGGGTTCCTCCGGGTCGCGGGGATCTCCGCCGGCGCCGCGGCCGCGCTGGCCGCCTGCGGGACGCCGGGGTCGAGCGGCTCGGGCGGTGCCGGGGGCACCACGATCACGATGTTCCACTGGGCCGGCGCGCAGGGCACGGTGCCCGTGCAGGTCGGCGACGCCTACGCGAAGGCCAAGGGCGTCACGGTCAAGTATATCGAGGGCACCAACGCCGACGTCTTCCCCAAACTGGTGTCCTCGGTGCAGATCAACCGGTCGAACCCGTTGCTGAACCTCGGGTTCTTCAACGCGCAGAGCTTCGCGCAGGGCAACTCCAAGGATCTCTGGCTGCCGGTGCCGGACTCGGTGTCCGCGGTGTCCGGAGTGCTGCCGAAGTACCAGATTCCCGACCGCAACGGTGCCTATCTCGTCATGGACGCGATGGGACTGGTCTACAACAAGAAGGCGTTCCCGACCCCGCCGACGTCCTGGATGGACCTGTTCGCCGCGGCCAGCAAGGGCAAGGTGACCACTTGGGACGCTCCCGCGTTCAGTGTCAATGCGCTACCGGTCATCGCGAAGCTCAACGGTGGCAGTGAGACCAACCTGCAGCCGGGCATCGACGTCTTCGCCAAAGCCGCGAAGGCCAAGCAGTTCCGTGGGTTCATCTCGTCGGTCGACCAGTTGCGGCAGCAGCTCAACTCCGGTGAGGTCGTGATCGCGCCCGGGTTCCAGGGGGTGGCCGAGCCGTGGATCCAGGCGGGCGACCCGATCGGCTTCGCCGTGCCCAAGGAGGGGGCGATGGCCTTCCCCGAGGGCTTCCAGATCGTCAAGGGCTCCAGCGACGCGCAGGTCACGGCGTCGGCCGAGCTGATGAACGAGTTGTTCACCCCGGCCAGCGTCGCCGCCTACTGCAATGCGACCGGCACGCTGCCGCTGGTGCGCGGCGCCACCATGGACGCCCGCTACGCGAACCGCCCGAGTTTCCAGCTCAGCACCGTCGAGCAGGCCATCCAGGTGGACTGGGCCGCGCTGGTCACGAGCATCACCGCCGCCACCCAGGCCTGGAACGACCAGGTCAAGGCGAATATCTGA
- a CDS encoding ABC transporter ATP-binding protein gives MSAAVTGFGASSVEVRGLVRRFGPATVLDGVDVTIPASSFFCLLGPSGCGKTTLLRIIAGLDRPDAGTLSVGGTDHTTTPAHRRPTNLVFQSGALFPHMSVADNIAFGLRTQGKRPAKAEVRRRVGEMLELVAMEGYADRAPATLSGGQRQRVAIARSLVRKPDVLLLDEPLSALDLSLQLRMRRELRAWQQETGTTFLCVTHNQAEAMELADRIAVLNHGGIEQIGTGRELYERPASRFVASFIGENNVFDGPDFTEVDGISLRDVSGGGLTAVAIRPESVRLVAPDDADARGTAVVRTASFTGKAQRVGVTTSTGRELLAEVPPLPEYGAGDKVGVAFAYGDLQRIGAASTAVAA, from the coding sequence ATGTCCGCGGCGGTCACCGGGTTCGGGGCCAGCTCGGTCGAGGTGCGCGGGCTGGTCCGCCGGTTCGGCCCGGCCACCGTGCTCGACGGCGTGGACGTCACGATCCCGGCCAGCAGCTTCTTCTGCCTGCTCGGCCCCTCGGGCTGCGGCAAGACCACGCTCCTGCGCATCATCGCCGGGCTGGACCGGCCGGACGCGGGCACGCTCAGCGTCGGCGGCACCGACCACACCACCACGCCCGCGCATCGTCGCCCCACCAATCTCGTCTTCCAGAGCGGGGCGCTGTTCCCGCACATGAGCGTGGCCGACAACATCGCGTTCGGCTTGCGTACTCAGGGAAAGCGCCCCGCCAAGGCGGAGGTGCGCCGCCGGGTGGGGGAGATGCTGGAGCTGGTCGCGATGGAGGGCTACGCCGATCGCGCGCCGGCCACCCTGTCGGGCGGGCAGCGGCAACGTGTCGCGATCGCCCGGTCGCTGGTGCGCAAGCCGGACGTGCTGCTGCTCGACGAGCCACTGTCCGCATTGGACTTGAGCCTGCAGCTGCGGATGCGGCGCGAGCTGCGCGCGTGGCAGCAGGAGACCGGCACGACTTTCCTGTGTGTCACCCATAATCAGGCCGAGGCGATGGAACTCGCGGACCGGATCGCGGTGCTGAACCACGGCGGGATCGAGCAGATCGGCACCGGCCGCGAGCTGTACGAGCGGCCCGCGAGCCGGTTCGTGGCGAGCTTCATCGGCGAGAACAACGTCTTCGACGGCCCGGATTTCACGGAGGTCGACGGGATCTCGCTGCGGGACGTGAGCGGCGGCGGGCTGACCGCGGTGGCGATCCGGCCGGAGTCGGTGCGGCTCGTCGCGCCGGACGACGCCGACGCCCGCGGGACCGCCGTCGTGCGCACCGCCTCGTTCACCGGCAAGGCGCAGCGAGTTGGGGTGACCACCTCGACCGGGCGTGAGCTGCTCGCGGAAGTGCCCCCGCTGCCCGAGTACGGCGCGGGAGACAAGGTGGGCGTGGCCTTCGCCTACGGTGACCTGCAGCGGATCGGCGCGGCGAGTACGGCGGTGGCGGCGTGA
- a CDS encoding ABC transporter permease, whose translation MNTRRRRLGLLLIAPGSAYLLLAFVSIVALLVSYSLRTTQTATLFSTFDAGTWSSALSDSYLWSTVGTTLRVGLIVCVLCVVIAYPLAWSLRAMGRGWRVAAMMFVIFSPILVSVVVRSYGWAMLLRTGGPLGGVLDSWLYHEPGVILALVHVELPFAFFPILAAVRAVPAELGEAAADLGAGAAQRFREVLLPPTVPGLLAGAQLTFTLTISAFATPALLGGGRVSVLAESIYTDIQQLLWPRAAVQAVVLLVLTLLVLAAFGLLGRLVAGRVGTRSAT comes from the coding sequence GTGAACACGCGGCGCCGGCGGCTCGGGTTGCTGCTGATCGCTCCCGGTTCCGCGTATCTGCTGCTGGCGTTCGTGTCGATCGTCGCGTTGCTCGTTTCCTACAGCCTCCGCACCACACAGACCGCCACGTTGTTCAGCACCTTCGACGCCGGCACGTGGTCGAGCGCTCTGTCCGACAGTTATCTGTGGTCCACAGTGGGCACGACGCTGCGGGTCGGGCTGATCGTCTGCGTGCTGTGCGTGGTGATCGCCTATCCGCTGGCGTGGTCGTTGCGCGCGATGGGCCGCGGCTGGCGGGTGGCCGCGATGATGTTCGTGATCTTTTCGCCGATCCTGGTCAGCGTGGTGGTCCGCAGCTACGGCTGGGCGATGCTGCTGCGCACCGGCGGGCCGCTGGGCGGGGTGCTGGACAGCTGGCTCTATCACGAGCCGGGTGTGATCCTCGCGCTCGTGCACGTCGAGCTGCCGTTCGCGTTCTTCCCGATCCTGGCCGCAGTCCGCGCGGTTCCCGCGGAACTCGGCGAGGCCGCCGCCGACCTCGGAGCCGGTGCGGCACAACGGTTCCGCGAGGTCCTGCTGCCGCCGACGGTGCCGGGCCTGCTGGCCGGCGCCCAGCTGACCTTCACGCTGACGATCAGCGCGTTCGCCACCCCGGCGCTGCTCGGCGGCGGCCGGGTCAGCGTGCTGGCGGAGAGCATCTACACCGACATCCAGCAGCTGCTCTGGCCGCGCGCGGCGGTGCAGGCGGTCGTGCTGCTGGTGCTGACGCTGCTCGTGCTCGCCGCGTTCGGCCTGCTGGGCAGGCTGGTGGCGGGCCGGGTGGGGACGAGGAGCGCGACATGA
- a CDS encoding ABC transporter permease produces MSVWLRRIFLFVVAVFILAPLVVVLVASVSTDEVLSGLPSGFTMHWLAEALSYPQFQVGFQYSVQVAAIATACSVVLGTAAAYALYRLEVPGTRLLRTLFIAPLSMPRVVSGFCFFVLFASLVPAAYGTVGGVAFAHVLILLPFVVSLVGAGLATLDSSLEEAARDLGASAFTAFRRVTLPQIRASLLIATVFAFLTSFDEVDLSVFLMPADTTTLPVAIFLRLQQNQDPTTSAVSSLMIVGSLLLTGLVALAGRKAGLFAAPGSTAANQPERKEEQPA; encoded by the coding sequence ATGAGCGTGTGGCTGCGCAGGATCTTCCTGTTCGTCGTCGCGGTGTTCATCCTCGCGCCGCTGGTCGTGGTGCTGGTCGCGTCGGTCAGCACGGACGAGGTGCTGAGCGGCCTGCCGTCCGGGTTCACGATGCACTGGCTGGCCGAGGCGCTGAGCTACCCGCAGTTCCAGGTGGGCTTCCAGTACTCGGTGCAGGTCGCGGCGATCGCGACGGCCTGTTCGGTCGTGCTCGGCACGGCGGCAGCGTATGCCCTTTACCGGCTTGAGGTGCCGGGCACGCGGCTGCTGCGCACGTTGTTCATCGCGCCGCTGTCGATGCCGCGTGTGGTCTCGGGGTTCTGCTTCTTCGTGCTGTTCGCGTCGCTCGTCCCGGCGGCGTACGGGACGGTCGGCGGGGTCGCGTTCGCGCACGTGCTGATCCTGCTGCCGTTCGTGGTGTCGCTCGTCGGTGCGGGGCTCGCGACGCTCGACTCGTCCTTGGAGGAGGCGGCGCGCGATCTTGGCGCATCCGCGTTCACCGCCTTCCGGCGGGTGACGCTGCCGCAGATCCGCGCCTCGCTGCTGATCGCCACCGTGTTCGCGTTCCTGACCTCGTTCGACGAGGTGGACCTGTCGGTGTTCCTGATGCCGGCCGACACCACCACGCTGCCGGTCGCGATTTTCCTGCGGCTGCAGCAGAACCAGGACCCGACCACCTCGGCGGTGTCCAGCCTGATGATCGTCGGCTCGCTGCTGCTGACCGGGCTCGTGGCCCTCGCGGGCCGCAAGGCCGGGCTCTTCGCGGCACCGGGCAGCACGGCGGCGAACCAACCGGAGCGCAAGGAGGAGCAGCCCGCATGA